In Altererythrobacter rubellus, the following are encoded in one genomic region:
- a CDS encoding peptidylprolyl isomerase, translating to MDDPLGIPADISLLGEANPNVRTATAIVNGHVITGTDIDQRVALVISASNNQLSEEDLARLRMQVLRNLIDETLQIQAARSQEIEVTQAEVTDRYNTLAVQNFGQEAGAMDEYLISIGSSPASLKRQIEGELAWSNLLRRNIAPFVNVSEEEVNELLKRMEESRGTEEFRLAEIFLAATPENRNAVLENGQQIMQQLRQGGSFQGYARQFSQASTAATGGDLGWLRLAQLRSTQLEAIVNEMQPGQLVGPVEIPGGFWIVYLVDKRQVLMADPRDAVLSLKQISISFEPGITEELAAQQVQAFSTGVQNMRGCGDADAVAGSLGASVVTNDQIRARSLPEQLQNIVLNLQVGQPTPPFGSIEEGVRVLMLCGRDDPEVVGGPSFDDMMNQLEDERVNKRAQRYLRDLRNDAYIDYN from the coding sequence TTGGACGACCCATTGGGCATTCCAGCTGATATTTCGCTGCTCGGCGAAGCTAACCCCAATGTCCGAACCGCAACTGCGATTGTAAATGGCCATGTCATTACCGGTACGGACATCGATCAACGTGTTGCTTTGGTGATTTCCGCTTCCAACAACCAGTTGTCCGAGGAAGACCTCGCGCGTCTGCGCATGCAGGTCTTGCGTAATCTGATCGATGAAACGCTGCAGATTCAAGCAGCACGATCGCAAGAGATCGAAGTGACACAGGCGGAAGTCACCGACCGCTACAATACCTTGGCGGTACAAAACTTCGGCCAGGAAGCCGGCGCGATGGACGAATATCTGATTTCGATTGGTTCGTCACCAGCTTCGCTCAAACGCCAGATCGAAGGCGAATTGGCTTGGTCGAACCTGCTTCGCCGCAACATTGCACCGTTTGTGAACGTGTCCGAGGAGGAAGTGAACGAGCTTCTCAAACGGATGGAAGAATCGCGCGGAACCGAAGAATTTCGCCTTGCTGAGATCTTCCTTGCTGCAACGCCTGAAAATCGCAACGCAGTGCTCGAAAATGGTCAGCAGATCATGCAGCAACTCCGCCAGGGCGGTAGTTTCCAAGGCTACGCGCGTCAGTTCTCGCAGGCATCGACAGCGGCCACTGGCGGCGATCTCGGCTGGCTTCGCCTTGCGCAGTTGCGCTCGACCCAACTCGAAGCGATCGTAAACGAAATGCAGCCGGGCCAATTGGTCGGCCCCGTCGAAATTCCGGGCGGCTTCTGGATTGTATATCTGGTCGACAAGCGTCAGGTGCTGATGGCTGATCCGCGCGATGCGGTGCTGAGCCTGAAGCAAATTTCGATCAGTTTCGAGCCGGGAATCACTGAGGAACTGGCAGCACAGCAAGTCCAGGCATTCTCGACCGGTGTTCAGAACATGCGCGGATGCGGTGATGCGGATGCGGTTGCAGGTTCGCTAGGAGCAAGTGTTGTAACCAATGACCAGATCCGGGCGCGTTCGCTGCCGGAGCAGCTGCAGAACATCGTGCTCAATCTTCAAGTTGGTCAGCCCACACCTCCATTCGGTTCTATCGAGGAAGGCGTGCGGGTTCTGATGCTGTGCGGTCGTGACGATCCCGAAGTGGTTGGCGGGCCAAGCTTTGACGACATGATGAACCAGCTCGAAGATGAACGGGTTAACAAACGCGCACAGCGTTACCTGCGCGATCTGCGCAATGACGCGTACATCGACTACAATTGA
- a CDS encoding LPS-assembly protein LptD, with product MSLPLQHYLPAHSRLKFSLSAVPAALALFMGVQPALAQDEAGIAPDALKPLEEQVTELDPEALPPVTDGRIIAFEADNLDYDNENDGEVITASGNVLLSSEDQSVRANNIRWDRQSGTIYASGNVRLVDESGNQLFTDSLELTERFEAGAINELLVSLRAGGRLAARGGQRAADGDVILNDAAYTACPVTTLEGCDKTPSWRITAKRIIYNPEDSTVSFDSAVLELFGARILPMPGLAFRTDGSAISGFLVPDLRISESNGVEVSGEYYLRLADNKDLTLGTRFFTQATPLVSAEWRHLTKKGAYQISGYGTHSRRISTFTGNPTTERDLRGYLFANGRFQFDPEWSLTGSIRLASDRTFLRRYDISRDDRLRSTFNIERTNDQTYFSIAGWDTQTLRLDARQGQVPMALPAIDFRHRMADPVLGGTVELQANTLSLVRDEGQDTQRAFAGARWDLRRLTGPGQVVTFSALARGDVYHSDENGFTTTEIYRGNEGWEGRAIAIGAVDVEWPFVGEAFGGTQVFKPRLQLVVSPAIRNLEIPNEDSRAIDLEDSNLFALNRFPGYDRVEDGVRLTYGLDWELQRPGWRIKTTVGQSYRFDTQRAILPDGTGLSERVSDFVGRTELRFKDTVKLTHRFRIDKDNFQVRRNEFDATVGNSRTYVEVGYLRLNRDIEDFEDLQDREELRAAARVAFARHWSIFGSGIVNLTDRNEDPTFSSDGFEPIRSRLGIAYRDECLEFGFTWRRDYVTAGDAERGDTFQLTFALRNFGLR from the coding sequence ATGTCCCTGCCTTTGCAGCATTACCTGCCTGCCCACTCACGTCTCAAATTCTCGCTTAGTGCGGTGCCCGCCGCGCTGGCTTTGTTCATGGGCGTACAGCCGGCGCTCGCGCAGGATGAAGCGGGCATCGCTCCCGACGCGCTGAAGCCGCTCGAAGAACAAGTCACCGAGCTTGATCCAGAGGCATTGCCGCCGGTTACAGACGGTCGGATCATCGCATTTGAAGCGGACAATCTCGATTACGACAACGAGAATGACGGCGAGGTCATAACTGCCAGTGGCAATGTGCTGCTTTCGAGCGAAGACCAATCTGTTCGTGCCAACAATATCCGCTGGGACCGTCAGAGCGGCACAATCTACGCCTCGGGCAATGTGCGCCTGGTCGATGAAAGCGGCAATCAGCTGTTTACGGATTCGCTCGAGCTGACCGAACGTTTCGAAGCTGGCGCGATCAACGAATTGCTGGTTTCTCTAAGGGCGGGCGGAAGATTGGCCGCGCGTGGCGGACAGCGTGCAGCTGATGGCGATGTCATCTTGAACGATGCTGCATATACGGCATGTCCAGTCACCACTCTGGAAGGTTGCGACAAAACGCCCAGCTGGCGGATCACGGCCAAACGGATAATCTACAATCCTGAAGACAGCACGGTCAGCTTTGACAGCGCCGTTTTGGAATTGTTCGGCGCACGCATTCTACCCATGCCGGGCTTGGCGTTCCGGACCGACGGCAGCGCGATCTCCGGTTTTCTGGTTCCCGATCTAAGGATATCGGAATCGAACGGCGTGGAGGTGAGCGGCGAATATTATCTGCGGCTTGCCGACAACAAGGACCTGACGCTCGGCACGCGATTCTTCACGCAGGCAACCCCGCTGGTGTCAGCGGAATGGCGCCATCTGACTAAGAAGGGTGCCTATCAGATCAGCGGATATGGAACGCATAGTCGGCGTATCTCAACCTTTACCGGCAATCCAACGACAGAGCGCGATTTGCGCGGTTATCTGTTTGCGAACGGAAGATTCCAGTTCGATCCAGAGTGGAGCCTGACCGGATCAATCCGCCTCGCGAGCGACCGCACATTCCTGCGCCGCTATGACATCAGCCGGGATGACCGATTGCGTTCGACTTTCAATATCGAGCGGACGAATGATCAGACCTATTTCTCGATAGCGGGATGGGACACTCAGACATTGCGCTTGGATGCGCGCCAGGGTCAGGTGCCGATGGCGCTGCCCGCGATCGATTTCCGTCATCGCATGGCCGACCCGGTGCTTGGCGGCACAGTTGAGCTTCAAGCCAATACTCTGAGCCTCGTGCGCGACGAAGGCCAGGACACGCAGCGCGCGTTCGCCGGTGCGAGATGGGATCTGCGGCGACTCACAGGACCTGGTCAGGTTGTGACATTCAGCGCACTTGCGCGTGGCGATGTCTATCACAGCGATGAGAACGGTTTCACCACCACGGAAATCTATCGCGGCAATGAAGGCTGGGAAGGCCGCGCGATCGCGATCGGTGCTGTGGACGTTGAATGGCCATTCGTCGGCGAAGCCTTTGGCGGAACGCAAGTATTCAAGCCCCGGCTTCAGCTGGTCGTAAGCCCTGCTATCCGTAATCTTGAAATTCCCAATGAGGACTCGCGCGCGATCGATCTGGAGGATTCCAATCTCTTCGCGCTCAACCGTTTCCCGGGTTATGACCGCGTCGAAGATGGCGTTCGCTTAACTTATGGTCTCGATTGGGAATTGCAGCGCCCCGGCTGGCGCATCAAAACCACAGTCGGTCAATCCTATCGCTTCGACACGCAGCGCGCGATTCTGCCCGATGGTACGGGATTGTCGGAACGCGTCTCGGACTTCGTCGGGCGTACAGAGCTACGCTTCAAAGACACAGTCAAGCTGACCCACCGTTTCCGCATCGACAAAGACAATTTCCAGGTGCGCCGCAATGAATTCGACGCGACTGTGGGCAACTCACGCACTTATGTCGAAGTGGGCTATCTGCGATTGAACCGCGATATCGAGGACTTTGAGGATTTGCAGGACCGCGAAGAATTACGTGCCGCGGCCCGGGTCGCGTTCGCGCGGCATTGGTCCATCTTTGGATCGGGCATCGTCAACCTGACAGACCGCAATGAAGATCCAACTTTCTCAAGCGATGGTTTCGAACCGATCCGCTCAAGGTTGGGCATCGCCTACCGCGATGAATGCCTGGAATTCGGCTTCACATGGCGGCGCGATTACGTGACTGCGGGCGACGCGGAACGCGGCGACACATTTCAGCTGACGTTTGCATTGCGCAATTTTGGCTTGCGATAA
- a CDS encoding leucyl aminopeptidase translates to MQIKFSDTSPANPGLIAYVVNQGSMPAAVEPVLSNGAKAARFKGRGGQFFEGFVERCDHTVRVAIAGAGDTGADATKREEALEKAGAALAAKYLTSGESEIVLDLSEAGLNAAETASVLLGLRLRSWRHDAYRTKLKDEQKVSLKSAIVVGASEGTEAAWDVAAAVAEGVEFTRDLIAEPANKLYPVSFVEMCQKRFEGTGAELTVLDEDQMAELGMGALLGVGQGSTQPSRMLAIKWNGGKDGDAPIAFVGKGVTFDTGGISLKPPVGMWDMKWDMGGSGAVAGAMLALVKRKAKANIVGVVGLVENMPDGNAQRPGDIVTSMSGQTIEVLNTDAEGRLVLCDALTWTQRTFKPSRIVDLATLTGAMIIALGKEYGGMFANDDDLAGELATAGKQVGDKLWRLPLGPEYDKLINSPICDMKNIGPREGGSITAAQFLQRFIENDTPWAHLDIAGMVFSDKAGRTWDKGATGYGTRLLDAFIRNTAEG, encoded by the coding sequence ATGCAGATCAAATTCTCAGACACTTCACCCGCTAATCCCGGCCTTATTGCTTACGTCGTCAATCAAGGCAGCATGCCGGCGGCAGTTGAACCTGTGCTGTCTAACGGAGCGAAAGCGGCGCGTTTCAAGGGGCGCGGCGGCCAGTTTTTCGAAGGCTTCGTTGAACGTTGCGATCACACGGTTCGCGTGGCAATCGCGGGGGCAGGGGATACAGGCGCAGACGCGACCAAACGCGAAGAGGCGTTGGAAAAAGCAGGTGCAGCTCTGGCGGCCAAATATCTGACCTCGGGTGAGAGCGAGATTGTGCTGGACCTGAGCGAAGCGGGCCTGAACGCAGCGGAAACCGCATCTGTCTTGCTTGGCTTGCGTCTGCGCAGCTGGCGGCATGATGCGTATCGCACGAAGCTGAAGGATGAGCAGAAAGTCTCCCTGAAGAGCGCGATTGTGGTGGGTGCAAGTGAAGGCACCGAAGCTGCTTGGGATGTAGCAGCGGCCGTGGCCGAGGGTGTCGAATTCACTCGAGACTTGATAGCAGAACCTGCCAACAAGCTATATCCGGTCAGCTTCGTGGAGATGTGCCAGAAGCGTTTTGAAGGCACAGGCGCTGAGCTGACAGTGCTTGACGAAGACCAGATGGCAGAGCTCGGCATGGGTGCACTGCTCGGAGTAGGGCAGGGCAGCACTCAGCCTTCACGTATGCTTGCGATCAAATGGAATGGCGGCAAGGACGGCGATGCGCCGATCGCATTTGTCGGCAAAGGCGTAACATTCGACACCGGCGGCATTTCGTTGAAGCCGCCTGTCGGCATGTGGGATATGAAATGGGACATGGGCGGATCTGGGGCAGTGGCGGGCGCGATGCTCGCTCTGGTAAAGCGCAAAGCCAAAGCCAACATCGTCGGCGTGGTCGGGCTGGTCGAGAATATGCCGGATGGCAATGCGCAGCGCCCCGGGGACATTGTGACCTCGATGAGCGGACAGACGATCGAAGTGCTCAATACCGACGCTGAAGGGCGGCTTGTGTTGTGCGACGCGCTGACTTGGACGCAGCGCACCTTCAAGCCTTCGCGGATTGTCGACCTGGCGACCCTTACTGGCGCGATGATCATCGCACTGGGCAAGGAATATGGGGGTATGTTTGCCAACGATGATGATCTGGCCGGTGAACTGGCTACGGCGGGCAAGCAGGTTGGTGACAAATTGTGGCGCCTCCCGCTGGGCCCAGAATATGACAAGCTGATCAATTCGCCGATCTGCGACATGAAGAATATCGGCCCGCGCGAAGGCGGATCGATCACGGCGGCGCAATTCCTGCAGCGTTTCATCGAAAACGACACGCCTTGGGCGCACTTGGACATCGCCGGCATGGTTTTCTCTGACAAGGCGGGCCGCACGTGGGACAAGGGGGCAACCGGTTATGGCACGCGCTTGCTTGATGCGTTTATTCGCAACACGGCTGAGGGGTAA
- a CDS encoding DUF2256 domain-containing protein gives MARMRKKSELPSKTCAHCGLPFTWRKKWERDWDNVLYCSERCRRSKGSTG, from the coding sequence ATGGCCCGTATGCGCAAAAAGTCCGAGCTGCCCAGCAAGACTTGTGCGCATTGCGGGCTACCGTTCACCTGGCGCAAGAAGTGGGAACGTGACTGGGACAATGTGCTCTATTGTTCGGAGCGTTGCCGCAGGAGCAAGGGATCGACGGGATGA
- a CDS encoding DNA polymerase III subunit chi, giving the protein MSARVDFYQLSRDPVEQVAVMLARKVLQAGKRLLIVSDNPGQRAAIGKELWRGGGAEEFLANGQADAAHANNQPILLSDSMDAANGASMVMFVDGKWRSEALKFERALLLFDSEATEAARGLWRELDDAENVEREIHKQDENGRWQAGAGAGR; this is encoded by the coding sequence ATGAGCGCGAGAGTTGATTTCTACCAGCTCAGCCGTGACCCGGTAGAACAGGTCGCGGTCATGTTGGCCCGCAAGGTCTTGCAAGCGGGCAAGCGGCTGCTGATTGTCAGTGACAATCCCGGTCAGCGCGCAGCGATCGGCAAGGAATTGTGGCGCGGCGGGGGCGCAGAAGAATTCCTCGCCAATGGTCAGGCCGATGCAGCTCATGCAAACAATCAGCCAATCTTGCTATCGGACAGCATGGATGCGGCGAATGGCGCTAGCATGGTGATGTTCGTTGATGGGAAATGGCGCTCTGAAGCCCTGAAATTTGAGCGCGCGCTGCTGCTTTTTGATTCCGAAGCAACGGAGGCTGCACGCGGGTTGTGGCGAGAACTGGACGACGCCGAAAATGTTGAGCGCGAGATCCACAAGCAGGATGAGAACGGGCGTTGGCAGGCAGGGGCCGGAGCAGGGCGCTAG
- the ndk gene encoding nucleoside-diphosphate kinase, whose amino-acid sequence MAVTRTFSIIKPDATKRNLTGAITKMLEDAGLRVVASKRIHMTREQAEGFYAVHSERPFFGELVDFMMSEPVVVQVLEGEDAVKRNRDIMGATNPAEAAEGTIRKEHALSIGENSVHGSDSEENAKIEIDFFFKPEEIVG is encoded by the coding sequence ATGGCGGTTACCCGCACATTCTCGATCATCAAGCCGGACGCGACCAAGCGTAACCTGACCGGTGCGATCACAAAAATGCTCGAAGACGCGGGCCTGCGCGTTGTCGCATCGAAGCGCATTCACATGACCCGCGAGCAGGCCGAAGGCTTTTACGCGGTTCATAGCGAGCGTCCTTTCTTCGGTGAGCTGGTTGATTTCATGATGAGTGAGCCGGTTGTTGTTCAGGTCCTCGAAGGTGAAGACGCTGTGAAACGCAATCGCGACATCATGGGTGCGACTAATCCTGCTGAAGCCGCTGAAGGCACCATCCGCAAGGAACACGCACTGTCGATCGGCGAAAACTCGGTCCACGGTTCGGACAGCGAAGAGAATGCGAAGATCGAAATCGACTTCTTCTTCAAACCCGAAGAAATCGTCGGTTAA
- the mddA gene encoding methanethiol S-methyltransferase, which yields MGRLLLMLVSLTFYTAAVAALLFLIGWVGAFDFMPLTVDKGREGPLATALLVNVGLIALFGVQHTVMARPTFKEAWTKVIPAPVERSFYLLATVLVLGALFHYWHPIEGTIWSIQNEAARTAIWAVFWLGWAILLLSTFLLNHFELFGLQQAWHNLTGKNASPPQMRTPLFYKLVRHPLYTGFFLGLWATPDMTYSHAFMAAGFTIYIVIGIAYEERDLLDVFGQEYAEYRKRVGAFLPGIGKVP from the coding sequence ATGGGCAGATTGCTGTTGATGTTGGTTTCACTGACATTTTATACCGCCGCCGTTGCGGCTCTACTTTTTCTGATCGGCTGGGTCGGCGCGTTCGATTTCATGCCGCTAACAGTCGACAAGGGACGCGAAGGTCCATTGGCTACTGCTCTGTTGGTCAATGTCGGCCTGATTGCACTTTTTGGCGTTCAACACACCGTAATGGCTCGCCCCACTTTCAAGGAAGCGTGGACAAAGGTAATTCCTGCGCCGGTCGAGCGCAGCTTTTACCTGCTTGCTACTGTTTTGGTATTGGGCGCACTATTTCATTACTGGCACCCGATCGAAGGAACCATCTGGTCGATCCAGAACGAAGCAGCGCGCACGGCAATCTGGGCTGTGTTCTGGCTTGGTTGGGCGATCCTGCTGCTGTCGACTTTCCTGCTCAATCATTTCGAATTGTTCGGATTGCAGCAGGCTTGGCACAATCTCACGGGAAAGAATGCATCGCCGCCGCAGATGCGTACGCCGCTGTTCTACAAGCTGGTGCGTCACCCTCTTTACACCGGCTTCTTCCTGGGGCTTTGGGCGACGCCTGACATGACATACAGTCATGCCTTCATGGCCGCCGGGTTCACGATCTACATCGTGATCGGGATTGCCTATGAGGAGCGAGATTTGCTGGATGTCTTTGGCCAGGAATATGCCGAGTATCGCAAGCGGGTCGGTGCGTTCCTGCCGGGGATCGGCAAAGTCCCCTAA
- a CDS encoding sulfotransferase family protein, translated as MAPPSIDPNDLWRRAAKGTRIAAEHGGRSQEDVIDFRERLIALCSAVSAESKLNALGKTMAHGQIVRVIKQRLGLGQLWSNKPELLKTELAPPIIVIGQMRSGTTRIHRLLAADPAHSATRFCDSWNPVPRRPDMRPLSGAMMLAIARKLDPWIDALHPMGSRRAEEELGWLASAFGHSTYDTQWHVPSFTRFCEERDPSPLYREFARILRIDAAHHGNADKPRVLKVPQIAEELPALLAQFPNARLVVANRHDEDVLHSSMSVVANQMAIQSDEVDLEWIEAEWRRKLELRHSRVQAALADFNGTVAHVHFDELGADWENEIARIYRELDIELTPQASAKMLKEMTSSKSGAHRAHAAQLQRFKSGKPV; from the coding sequence GTGGCCCCACCTTCTATTGATCCCAATGATCTGTGGCGCCGCGCCGCCAAGGGCACCAGAATCGCTGCTGAACATGGCGGACGAAGCCAAGAGGACGTGATCGATTTTCGCGAACGGTTGATTGCTTTGTGCAGCGCCGTATCTGCTGAATCCAAACTCAATGCGCTTGGCAAAACCATGGCGCATGGTCAGATCGTACGGGTAATCAAACAGCGGCTGGGTCTGGGGCAACTTTGGTCGAACAAGCCTGAATTGCTGAAAACTGAACTGGCGCCGCCGATCATAGTGATTGGCCAAATGCGCAGCGGGACAACGCGTATTCACCGCTTGCTGGCGGCTGACCCGGCACACAGCGCCACGCGGTTTTGCGACAGCTGGAACCCGGTGCCACGAAGGCCTGATATGCGTCCGCTATCGGGCGCGATGATGCTCGCCATAGCGCGAAAGCTCGACCCTTGGATTGATGCGCTCCACCCGATGGGTTCACGGCGCGCTGAAGAGGAACTCGGCTGGCTTGCAAGCGCATTTGGTCACAGTACCTATGACACGCAATGGCATGTGCCGAGCTTCACGCGTTTTTGCGAAGAACGCGACCCTTCACCGCTTTATCGCGAATTTGCCAGAATTTTGCGCATCGACGCCGCGCATCACGGCAATGCCGACAAGCCCCGCGTGTTGAAGGTTCCACAGATCGCCGAAGAACTGCCGGCTCTGCTTGCACAATTCCCCAATGCCCGGTTGGTGGTGGCGAACCGTCATGACGAGGATGTCTTGCACAGTTCGATGTCAGTAGTAGCCAATCAGATGGCGATCCAGTCGGACGAAGTAGACCTTGAGTGGATCGAAGCCGAATGGCGTCGCAAGCTGGAGCTGCGCCATTCGCGCGTCCAGGCAGCGCTTGCAGATTTCAATGGCACAGTCGCGCATGTCCATTTCGATGAGCTGGGTGCCGATTGGGAAAACGAGATTGCGCGCATCTATCGCGAACTCGATATCGAGCTGACGCCGCAGGCGAGCGCTAAAATGCTCAAGGAAATGACGAGCAGCAAAAGCGGCGCGCACAGAGCGCACGCCGCCCAGTTGCAAAGGTTCAAATCAGGAAAACCGGTTTAG
- the purN gene encoding phosphoribosylglycinamide formyltransferase — MPKAKVAIFISGSGTNMAALLYASRLPDCPYEVVLVASNRPGADGLSLARAEGIATFAHSHKGLERADHDAVMERAAQDADADYIVLAGYMRILSEEFVSRWTGNIINIHPSLLPKYKGLNTHARAIEAGDRHGGATVHLVTPELDSGAILEQVKVTILPEDTPDTLAERVKLAEYQLYPRALASYVARAARVTA, encoded by the coding sequence TTGCCTAAGGCAAAGGTCGCCATTTTTATTTCCGGCAGCGGCACTAATATGGCCGCGCTGCTTTACGCCAGCAGGCTGCCAGATTGCCCCTATGAAGTCGTTCTGGTCGCCAGTAACCGGCCAGGCGCAGACGGGCTTTCGTTGGCTAGAGCCGAAGGCATTGCGACCTTTGCCCATTCGCACAAAGGCTTGGAGCGCGCCGATCACGACGCGGTGATGGAGCGCGCGGCGCAGGATGCGGACGCGGACTATATCGTTCTGGCCGGATACATGCGCATCCTGTCCGAAGAGTTTGTCTCGCGCTGGACGGGCAACATAATCAATATCCACCCTTCGCTGCTGCCCAAATACAAAGGGCTAAACACGCATGCACGTGCGATTGAGGCTGGCGACAGGCATGGCGGCGCGACCGTTCATCTGGTGACGCCGGAACTCGATTCAGGCGCAATCCTTGAGCAGGTAAAAGTCACCATTCTGCCCGAAGACACGCCTGACACGCTCGCCGAGCGGGTCAAGCTGGCTGAGTATCAGCTCTACCCCCGCGCACTGGCAAGCTATGTAGCCCGGGCAGCCCGGGTCACCGCCTGA
- the purM gene encoding phosphoribosylformylglycinamidine cyclo-ligase encodes MANNTPPESYTYEDAGVSIDAGNRLVKAIGSLVKATMRPGADGEIGGFGGFFDPKAAGYKDPLLVAGNDGVGTKLKLAIDHDRHDTVGIDLVAMCVNDLIVQGAEPLFFLDYFATGKLENGVAERVIAGIAEGCKQAGCALIGGETAEMPGMYAAGDYDLAGFCVGAVERGEQLTGEKVAPGHMLIGLASSGVHSNGYSLVRRLAADKGWKLDRPALFDSDRLLIDTLIEPTRIYVTSLLPLVREGLIDGMAHITGGGLLENIPRVLPEGAHAMVDADSWEQPRLMAFLQAQGNIEPAEMARTFNGGTGMVLAVAPDHQDAVLTRLADAGENAFTIGTIEAGDRGCTVKGSQGTWSATTDWEAKHLA; translated from the coding sequence ATGGCCAATAACACACCGCCCGAAAGCTATACTTACGAAGACGCAGGCGTCTCGATTGATGCCGGCAACCGCTTGGTCAAGGCGATCGGTTCCCTGGTGAAAGCGACAATGCGCCCTGGTGCGGATGGCGAAATCGGCGGATTTGGCGGCTTTTTCGACCCCAAGGCGGCTGGCTATAAAGACCCTCTACTGGTTGCGGGCAACGATGGCGTCGGCACCAAGCTGAAGCTGGCGATCGATCACGACCGGCATGACACAGTCGGGATCGATCTGGTCGCCATGTGCGTCAACGATCTGATCGTGCAAGGCGCAGAACCGCTGTTCTTCCTGGACTATTTTGCCACCGGCAAGCTGGAAAATGGGGTTGCGGAACGCGTGATTGCGGGCATCGCCGAAGGCTGCAAACAAGCGGGATGCGCGTTGATTGGCGGGGAAACTGCTGAGATGCCCGGCATGTATGCCGCAGGTGATTATGATCTGGCTGGATTCTGTGTTGGCGCGGTTGAACGCGGCGAACAGCTGACCGGAGAGAAAGTTGCGCCGGGCCATATGTTGATCGGGCTTGCTTCCTCGGGCGTGCATTCGAACGGGTATTCGCTGGTGCGGCGCCTTGCTGCCGACAAGGGATGGAAACTGGATCGCCCTGCCCTGTTCGATTCAGATCGACTGCTGATTGATACGCTGATCGAGCCAACGCGAATCTATGTCACATCGCTGCTGCCGCTGGTTCGCGAAGGGTTGATCGACGGAATGGCGCATATCACCGGCGGCGGATTGCTTGAAAACATCCCGCGCGTTCTGCCCGAAGGCGCGCATGCGATGGTCGATGCCGATAGCTGGGAGCAGCCCCGGCTGATGGCCTTCCTGCAAGCGCAGGGGAATATCGAACCGGCGGAAATGGCGCGTACCTTCAATGGCGGCACCGGAATGGTGCTTGCGGTTGCGCCGGATCATCAGGATGCTGTCCTTACCCGGCTGGCAGATGCAGGCGAGAATGCCTTCACCATCGGCACAATCGAAGCGGGCGATCGGGGCTGCACCGTCAAGGGCAGCCAAGGGACATGGTCGGCCACGACCGACTGGGAAGCAAAGCACCTTGCCTAA